One Blastocatellia bacterium DNA window includes the following coding sequences:
- a CDS encoding DUF58 domain-containing protein, whose translation MDSKAIQDFKRIAKEFFITTFLLGSALVLAVVSNSLLQTGDYQLVVGTTILSLVLAGIGGLYSVPKLSRRVNLELFSWRFSYSATPEMAFFFVLTLIVGFSAINTGNNLLYLVFSVLIAVIIASGIISEGSLRKLDVSLRFPEHIFANQETLLELSLINRKKLLPSFSLTVGVNTGEEEKKNLFVKVQELFLGPQQEKGFGKLAHYSILPNNSKVSQRISYTFRKRGNYQITGFMISTKFPFGFLRKVQEKEAAGEVIVYPEPQPISSFAASIPVLTGWLESSQKGNSTDLYRMRQYVPNDSMRYIDWKATAKTRRLMVKESTTEDERRFSLVLDDQQIDDLADFQEKFERAVVLIASLADYLTKQGSEVRLLTPKEQTDFGLGTEHLYKIFRILALIQPRSQNIIDNKPTKSISEFLEMDKNDFKIIVTPLPSLMPTNNIRIKVISLSKL comes from the coding sequence CTAGTTTTAGCAGTAGTCTCTAATTCTTTACTACAAACAGGGGACTATCAATTAGTTGTTGGTACTACTATATTATCTTTGGTACTTGCTGGAATAGGTGGACTCTATAGCGTTCCAAAACTTTCGCGACGAGTAAATTTAGAGCTTTTTTCTTGGCGATTTTCCTATTCTGCTACTCCAGAAATGGCTTTTTTCTTTGTCCTTACCCTTATTGTCGGTTTTTCTGCTATTAATACAGGAAATAATTTACTTTATTTGGTTTTCTCTGTCTTAATTGCTGTAATAATAGCCTCTGGAATTATTTCTGAGGGCAGCTTACGTAAACTAGATGTTAGTCTTAGATTTCCAGAACATATTTTTGCTAATCAAGAAACTTTACTAGAACTCTCTTTAATTAATCGAAAAAAATTATTACCTTCTTTTTCTTTAACTGTTGGTGTAAATACAGGGGAAGAAGAAAAGAAAAACCTTTTTGTAAAAGTGCAAGAGCTATTTTTAGGGCCACAACAAGAAAAAGGTTTTGGTAAATTAGCTCACTATAGTATTTTACCTAATAACAGTAAAGTAAGCCAACGTATATCTTATACATTTAGGAAACGAGGAAATTATCAAATTACAGGTTTTATGATTAGCACTAAATTTCCTTTTGGCTTCTTGCGTAAAGTACAAGAAAAAGAAGCTGCTGGGGAAGTTATAGTTTATCCTGAACCACAACCGATTAGTAGTTTTGCTGCTAGTATTCCAGTTTTAACAGGATGGTTAGAAAGCTCTCAAAAAGGTAATAGCACAGATCTCTATAGAATGCGCCAATATGTTCCTAATGATAGTATGAGGTATATTGATTGGAAAGCGACAGCAAAAACACGTCGCCTTATGGTAAAAGAATCTACTACAGAAGATGAACGGCGTTTTAGTTTAGTGCTAGACGATCAACAAATAGATGATTTAGCAGACTTTCAAGAAAAATTTGAAAGAGCAGTAGTTTTAATAGCTTCTTTAGCGGATTATTTAACTAAACAAGGCTCAGAAGTTCGTTTGTTGACTCCTAAAGAACAAACAGACTTTGGTTTAGGTACAGAACACCTCTATAAAATATTTAGAATCTTAGCTTTAATACAACCACGTAGTCAAAATATTATAGATAATAAGCCAACTAAATCCATTAGTGAGTTTTTGGAAATGGATAAAAATGATTTTAAGATCATTGTTACACCTTTACCTTCATTAATGCCAACAAATAACATTAGAATTAAAGTTATTAGTTTAAGTAAGCTATGA
- a CDS encoding NYN domain-containing protein gives MVYKTALRGRLVIFIDGNNLFHAARSVGVEIDYAKLLDVLRGQDTLLRAFFYTGVDQNAERQQGFLLWMRRNGYRVVEKELKTFPDGTKKANLDVEIAVDMLSLADRYDTAILVSGDEDFAYAVDAVAYKGVRVEIAGFRSNTSPRLIDVADRFIELDSLIPEICKTERPYSLSSTTGQFSIVRRDWPGDRTTQPLHDDLQHIFKDPVD, from the coding sequence ATGGTTTATAAAACAGCACTTAGAGGCCGCTTGGTCATATTTATTGATGGTAATAACCTTTTTCATGCTGCTAGGTCGGTTGGAGTAGAAATTGATTATGCAAAACTCCTTGATGTACTTAGAGGACAAGACACTTTATTAAGAGCTTTTTTCTACACAGGTGTAGACCAAAACGCAGAGCGTCAACAAGGCTTTTTACTCTGGATGCGTAGAAATGGTTATAGAGTAGTAGAAAAAGAATTAAAAACCTTCCCAGATGGAACTAAAAAAGCCAATTTAGATGTGGAAATTGCTGTAGATATGCTGTCTTTAGCTGATAGATATGATACAGCTATTTTAGTTAGTGGAGATGAAGACTTTGCTTATGCTGTTGATGCTGTTGCTTATAAAGGTGTTCGTGTAGAAATTGCGGGTTTTCGCTCCAATACTTCACCTAGATTAATTGACGTAGCTGATCGCTTTATAGAATTAGATAGTTTAATTCCAGAAATTTGTAAGACCGAGCGTCCATATTCTCTAAGTAGTACTACAGGACAATTTAGCATTGTACGACGTGACTGGCCTGGGGATAGAACCACTCAACCACTTCATGATGATTTACAACATATTTTTAAGGATCCTGTTGATTAA
- a CDS encoding DUF3488 domain-containing protein has protein sequence MGLLYLIAVFEILLAATLTIDITFIIMLSIFLLLILATLEAFEVKRSQGEVYKPKEEKLLNQIGRALPLRRITYLVGVTFAIVLLIGMITAPVFLMIPRLNTNFMARSFGATTVSITGFSDVVELGQVGDIKKSEQVVMNVRLKTDATKLAKLPKWRGVTLSQYNGRSWSEPRREQRKALRPIDGLYKVDEPSKNPFLLEQTFYLEPLSTPVVFVAPRPLTVNNQLPSLYSTTSDTLTTADHSYKQIVYTAYSDISLPPLTELKKDAQPYSQETKDHYLQVPDMDERVAKLAQDVTQGATTRFDKARAIEQYLKKNYSYSLEMKRTGEVDPLVDFLFNTQQGHCEYFASAMVIMLRHIGVAARIVNGFQTGEYNEVNNTFTIRQSEAHSWVEVYFPTTDTWMDFDPTPSAGFSQYTNNIANKLKKYFSAVRMLWLDYVVTYDSERQSYLSTRVRDTVSSYKSSLESYIFNFRRYLLNSYNNFSTGQIPVKNLAIISILGSLTILTFLTWQFRQLLKGWQLAPGKLFLVGGLDSYFCLGYVGELKTIHNNQPCYFTMKCW, from the coding sequence TTGGGTCTTTTATATCTAATAGCTGTTTTTGAAATACTTTTAGCTGCTACTTTAACAATAGATATTACTTTCATTATTATGTTGTCTATATTTTTATTGTTAATATTGGCAACTTTAGAAGCTTTTGAAGTAAAACGCAGTCAAGGAGAAGTTTATAAACCTAAAGAAGAAAAGCTATTAAACCAAATAGGCAGAGCATTGCCTTTACGAAGAATTACTTATTTAGTTGGTGTGACATTTGCTATTGTATTATTAATTGGAATGATTACGGCTCCTGTTTTTTTGATGATTCCAAGACTTAATACTAATTTTATGGCACGTAGTTTTGGTGCTACCACAGTATCTATTACAGGGTTTTCTGATGTTGTAGAACTAGGTCAAGTAGGAGATATTAAGAAAAGTGAACAGGTAGTAATGAATGTACGTCTAAAGACAGATGCCACCAAATTAGCTAAATTACCAAAATGGCGAGGGGTAACTTTAAGTCAATATAATGGTCGTAGTTGGAGCGAACCGCGAAGAGAACAACGTAAAGCTTTACGTCCTATAGATGGACTTTACAAGGTAGATGAACCAAGTAAAAATCCTTTTCTTTTAGAGCAAACATTTTATCTTGAACCTCTTAGCACGCCTGTTGTTTTTGTTGCCCCTAGGCCCTTGACCGTTAATAACCAATTACCTTCTCTTTATAGTACTACTTCAGACACATTAACCACTGCCGACCATTCATATAAACAAATAGTTTATACAGCTTATTCTGATATTTCTTTGCCTCCTTTAACAGAACTAAAAAAAGATGCACAACCCTATAGCCAGGAAACAAAGGATCATTATTTACAAGTTCCTGATATGGATGAGCGAGTAGCTAAACTTGCTCAAGATGTTACTCAAGGTGCTACAACTCGTTTTGATAAAGCTAGAGCTATTGAACAGTATTTGAAAAAAAATTATAGCTATTCATTAGAGATGAAACGAACAGGTGAAGTTGATCCTTTAGTAGATTTTCTTTTTAACACTCAACAAGGACATTGTGAATATTTTGCTAGCGCAATGGTAATAATGCTTAGGCATATTGGGGTAGCAGCACGTATAGTAAATGGTTTTCAGACAGGGGAATATAACGAAGTAAATAATACTTTTACCATCCGGCAATCAGAGGCTCATTCTTGGGTAGAGGTTTATTTTCCTACTACAGATACTTGGATGGATTTTGATCCTACGCCATCAGCAGGCTTTAGCCAATATACTAATAATATTGCTAATAAGCTAAAAAAGTATTTTAGTGCTGTTAGAATGCTTTGGCTTGATTATGTTGTAACTTATGACTCAGAACGTCAAAGCTATCTATCAACTAGGGTTAGAGATACAGTATCATCTTATAAATCAAGTTTAGAGAGTTATATTTTTAATTTCCGACGATATTTATTAAATTCCTACAATAATTTTTCTACAGGTCAAATACCAGTAAAAAATTTAGCTATTATTAGTATTTTAGGCTCATTAACTATACTTACTTTTCTGACTTGGCAGTTTAGACAATTACTTAAAGGGTGGCAATTAGCACCAGGAAAACTTTTTCTAGTTGGTGGGCTAGACAGTTATTTTTGCCTTGGCTACGTTGGAGAACTAAAAACAATCCACAACAATCAGCCGTGTTATTTTACAATGAAATGTTGGTAG
- a CDS encoding DUF4129 domain-containing protein, with product MPWLRWRTKNNPQQSAVLFYNEMLVVLEKKGFKKQKHQTPLEFATNTKLSEVAELTNYYNNVRFSNIKLNQQEEKQVRELIKKLAKKKTVNKIPVSNLKRLGLATSAVSLLFLLGATVFYFYNERHMSVSSRLAKNQILSFTNENYRSPRLVEKIIGQVRQQPGNGALDLAEALAPGQPAEVAPKGKLPGMTTLIQPHNLQKTN from the coding sequence TTGCCTTGGCTACGTTGGAGAACTAAAAACAATCCACAACAATCAGCCGTGTTATTTTACAATGAAATGTTGGTAGTTTTAGAAAAGAAAGGCTTTAAGAAACAAAAACATCAAACGCCTCTTGAATTTGCTACAAATACTAAGCTTTCAGAAGTTGCAGAGCTTACTAACTATTATAATAATGTTAGGTTTAGCAATATAAAACTTAATCAACAAGAAGAAAAACAAGTTCGTGAATTAATTAAAAAATTAGCTAAGAAAAAGACTGTTAACAAAATACCTGTTTCTAATCTAAAACGCTTAGGTTTAGCAACAAGTGCCGTTAGCCTTTTATTCTTACTAGGGGCAACAGTTTTTTATTTTTATAATGAAAGACATATGTCTGTAAGCTCTAGACTAGCAAAAAATCAAATACTTAGCTTTACTAATGAAAATTACAGATCCCCAAGGCTAGTTGAAAAAATTATTGGTCAAGTTAGACAACAACCAGGCAATGGAGCTTTGGATTTAGCAGAAGCTCTAGCTCCTGGTCAACCTGCTGAAGTTGCTCCAAAAGGTAAACTTCCTGGGATGACTACTTTGATCCAGCCTCACAACCTACAAAAGACGAATTAG